The following are encoded together in the Drosophila sechellia strain sech25 chromosome 3R, ASM438219v1, whole genome shotgun sequence genome:
- the LOC6612757 gene encoding cadherin-99C produces MAARNSLTPQQGLGFFGLLILLCSAVLGKSQMCEVETGQTNIILDIEESRESFIGQPTTPPELPIFGDPDTEIALNLVFPKGQPIFQLNGKKLQLLQPLDRDEENLSHIVFQVSCTTRSTGKKRTIPIIVRVSDINDNAPRFMNTPYEVTVPESTPVGTTIFRNIQALDKDAGVNGLVEYFIAEGSPNSTNVEKYSADGYGTFAISFPHQGQVTVAKTLDFEKIQTYYLTIVASDRARNTADRLSSTTTLTVNIADSNDLDPSFIYSGCVSLDGACINPEYSASVPAGSLLGVLTVLPERIQAVDLDTINSPIRYSFASGMPGNYADYFQIDESTGVLKQTKAVDTSTAKKYDIIVKAEEISPGPQRFTTAKLEIFVKPVDANPPVISSSQAEGYVDENSPIGTRVLDAHGNPISFMTTDADLSDSDPKPDYIYELTTPSFNVTGDGVLVVNEENLDRDPPAPGRFKFQVVAREPRTNAASAPLSLTVHLRDVNDNAPKLAMVAPISITAGDQSESRLVTQVTATDNDEGPNAVVTYSIYHVSNNGIQKFTINETTGEIRTQGRLLAGEQYSITVQATDIGGLSSQAIVEVSVTPGPNTKPPRFQKPIYEVQVSEGAEINSTVTVVHAEDPENDAVVYSIISGNDLRQFAVGQESGVIIVIRKLDRESLTRYQLILKAEDTGGLSSSATVNIKVTDINDKNPEFEASTLPYVFQVEEGKAQASVGVVHATDADEGINAEITYSIPTDIPFTINATSGEILTAKELDYEQLNEYKFVVTAKDGAPDARLGTASVTVMVLDLPDEVPKFSDARIDVHIPENEENFLVATVQAFDPDSMPEITYVLRKGNAELFKVSEKSGEVRTIKGLDYESQKQHQLTIGTIENDGNGPGDTILLVVDVEDRNDLPPRFITVPDPVTVNDDQGIGTIIATLPAIDGDGTSPGNVVRYEIVGRGKAPKYFQVDPDTGAVRIRDELRKEEDTEYQVDIRAYDLGEPQLSSVAPLRVDVHHLLSSGNNEIKLDNKLESGTGMSSESIGLAFSDDSYTTSVPESMEANSTLKLIQIVNSKTSGDGPPAFRCEFVSGNEGGIFNLSSADHGCNLLLIQPLDFEDKTSYSLQLRLTSHRYFVNPLKDTTSVEIIVQDENDNAPEFEFNRLRGQQDTFYTVVTEEMDVDTTILQVRATDRDSGKFGNVRYTLYDDDENKVNMPTSFFMMSEDTGVLRTAKHFKNENDFPLTFLVEARDSDGQEQGSHRTRARIVVNKLADINRMALSFPNAAPSDLRNYYTELEELLDKKTGLVSGIERMSSQKYLAKNGSVIENPAATDIWFYLIDPKTEQLVSRKDSIVETTLLEPAARSELNIALPRATAENISFPLERKEHVHKVKAAVAIDNEVFPFTLIAISLVILILGTIGIIYICISWSKYKNFKQRMRQYSSTNPPRYDPVIVNQQASSASETIANMKEYETQMLAMAVPPDVDDDLQLDFSAKNHAFSLDNVSYITHKENTNGGGQSSPSHSDATTATIATLRRHKNLNNANMNNNLAINNRQNTFNRTLEMNTRNNANPLASPPNGALSGTLTLGRIKHQNSNHYQNGAYNIDQTGPNNMAHAKNNAYSTMGRRGNTFGDVGLLNGNGELMNASLGRNGQLNNRLYGGEVPITNPLFQRSNSDHNHLSSTNENVSFGKRDYGQIGFSYLNDLDRSEVETTTEL; encoded by the exons ATGGCCGCGAGGAACTCACTCACTCCCCAGCAGGGACTGGGCTTCTTTGGGCTGCTAATCCTGCTCTGCTCTGCGGTTTTGGGCAAGTCGCAGATGTGCGAAGTGGAGACGGGGCAGACGAACATCATCCTGGACATCGAGGAGAGCCGGGAGTCTT TCATCGGACAGCCCACCACGCCGCCTGAGCTGCCGATCTTCGGCGATCCGGATACGGAGATCGCTCTCAACCTGGTCTTCCCCAAGGGCCAGCCCATCTTCCAGCTGAACGGCAagaagctgcagctgctgcagcccCTGGATCGCGACGAGGAGAACCTCAGCCACATCGTCTTCCAG GTCTCCTGCACCACCAGGTCCACGGGCAAGAAGCGCACCATTCCCATCATTGTTCGGGTGTCGGACATAAACGACAATGCGCCGCGCTTCATGAACACCCCCTACGAGGTCACCGTTCCCGAG AGCACTCCGGTGGGAACCACTATTTTCCGTAACATCCAGGCCCTGGACAAGGACGCTGGAGTCAATGGACTGGTCGAGTACTTCATAGCCGAGGGCAGTCCCAACTCCACCAACGTGGAGAAGTACAGTGCGGACGGGTACGGCACCTTCGCCATATCGTTTCCACACCAGGGTCAA GTTACGGTGGCCAAGACTCTGGACTTTGAGAAGATCCAAACGTACTACCTTACCATTGTGGCCTCG GATCGAGCACGGAATACGGCGGACCGTCTTTCCTCGACCACAACGTTGACCGTCAATATAGCCGACTCCAACGACCTGGATCCATCGTTCATCTATAGCGGCTGCGTTTCGCTCGACGGCGCCTGCATAAATCCGGAGTACTCCGCATCCGTGCCGGCTGGATCCCTGCTGGGTGTGCTCACGGTGCTGCCCGAGCGGATTCAGGCAGTGGATCTGGACACCATTAACTCGCCAATCCGCTACAGCTTCGCCAGCGGCATGCCCGGCAACTACGCCGATTACTTCCAGATCGATGAGAGCACCGGAGTGCTAAAGCAGACGAAAGCTGTGGACACTTCGACGGCGAAGAAGTATGACATCATAGTGAAAGCGGAGGAGATTTCGCCCGGACCGCAGCGATTCACAACGGCCAAGCTGGAAATCTTCGTGAAGCCAGTGGACGCCAATCCGCCCGTGATATCATCCTCCCAAGCGGAGGGCTACGTGGACGAGAACTCGCCCATTGGCACCAGGGTCTTGGACGCGCACGGTAACCCGATATCGTTCATGACCACCGACGCCGACCTGAGCGACAGCGATCCGAAGCCGGACTACATATACGAGCTGACGACGCCGTCATTCAACGTGACTGGCGATGGCGTCTTGGTGGTGAACGAGGAGAACCTCGATCGCGACCCTCCGGCGCCGGGTCGTTTTAAGTTTCAGGTGGTGGCCAGGGAACCGCGAACCAACGCGGCCAGTGCTCCGCTGAGTCTCACGGTCCACCTGCGGGATGTGAACGACAATGCCCCCAAGCTGGCCATGGTGGCGCCCATTTCCATAACAGCCGGAGATCAGAGCGAGAGCCGGCTGGTCACCCAGGTCACGGCTACCGACAACGACGAGGGTCCCAATGCCGTGGTGACCTACTCCATCTACCATGTGTCCAACAACGGCATCCAGAAGTTCACCATCAACGAGACGACGGGTGAGATCAGGACCCAGGGTCGCCTGCTGGCCGGGGAGCAATACAGCATCACAGTGCAGGCCACCGACATCGGAGGACTCTCCTCCCAGGCGATCGTTGAGGTGAGCGTGACCCCGGGACCGAACACGAAGCCACCGCGCTTCCAGAAGCCCATCTACGAGGTGCAGGTCAGCGAGGGAGCGGAGATCAACTCCACGGTCACAGTGGTCCACGCCGAGGATCCCGAGAACGATGCAGTGGTCTACTCCATCATATCGGGCAATGATCTGCGCCAGTTCGCCGTCGGTCAGGAGAGTGGCGTCATCATAGTGATAAGGAAGCTGGATCGCGAGAGTCTGACCCGCTACCAACTGATTCTGAAGGCGGAAGATACCGGAGGTCTGTCAAGCAGCGCCACCGTGAACATCAAGGTGACGGACATCAATGATAAAAACCCGGAGTTCGAGGCTTCCACCTTGCCGTACGTTTTCCAAGTGGAGGAGGGCAAAGCGCAGGCCTCTGTGGGAGTGGTTCACGCCACCGATGCCGACGAAGGTATCAATGCCGAGATAACCTATTCCATTCCCACCGACATACCCTTCACCATCAATGCCACGTCGGGCGAGATCCTCACCGCCAAGGAACTGGACTACGAGCAGTTGAACGAGTACAAGTTCGTGGTGACCGCCAAGGATGGAGCTCCGGATGCCCGACTGGGCACTGCCAGTGTTACGGTGATGGTGCTCGACCTTCCGGACGAGGTGCCCAAGTTCAGTGATGCCCGCATTGATGTCCACATTCCTGAGAATGAGGAGAACTTTCTGGTGGCCACTGTGCAAGCCTTCGATCCCGACTCCATGCCGGAGATCACCTACGTGCTCCGGAAGGGCAACGCAGAGCTCTTCAAGGTTTCGGAGAAGAGCGGAGAGGTGAGGACCATCAAGGGATTGGACTATGAGAGCCAGAAGCAGCACCAGCTAACCATTGGAACCATAGAGAACGATGGCAATGGACCAGGCGACACAATCCTGCTGGTGGTGGATGTGGAGGATCGCAACGATCTGCCTCCGCGGTTTATAACAGTTCCCGATCCGGTGACCGTGAACGACGACCAGGGCATAGGAACCATCATAGCCACTCTGCCCGCGATCGATGGCGATGGCACTTCGCCGGGAAATGTGGTGCGCTACGAGATCGTGGGTCGCGGCAAGGCGCCCAAGTACTTCCAAGTGGATCCGGACACCGGAGCGGTGCGCATAAGGGATGAGCTGCGCAAAGAGGAGGACACGGAGTACCAGGTGGACATACGGGCATACGACCTGGGAGAACCCCAGCTGAGCTCGGTGGCTCCACTGCGCGTCGATGTACACCATCTTTTGTCCAGCGGCAATAATGAAATCAAATTGGACAATAAGCTGGAAAGTGGAACGGGCATGAGCAGTGAAAGTATAGGCTTGGCCTTCAGCGACGACAGCTACACCACCAGTGTGCCTGAATCAATGGAAGCCAATAGCACCCTCAAGCTCATACAGATTGTGAATTCCAAGACGTCTGGCGATGGGCCCCCGGCATTCAGGTGTGAATTCGTCAGCGGCAACGAGGGGGGCATCTTCAATCTGAGCTCCGCCGATCATGGCTGTAACTTACTGCTCATCCAACCTCTGGACTTCGAGGACAAGACCTCGTACAGCCTCCAGTTGCGCCTGACATCGCATCGCTACTTCGTCAATCCCCTGAAGGACACCACCAGCGTGGAGATCATAGTCCAGGACGAGAACGACAACGCCCCGGAGTTCGAGTTCAACAGGCTGCGCGGCCAGCAAGACACCTTCTACACGGTGGTGACGGAGGAAATGGATGTTGACACAACCATTTTGCAGGTGCGAGCCACGGATCGTGATTCGGGGAAATTTGGAAATGTTCGCTACACTCTCTACGACGACGATGAAAATAAGGTTAACATG CCCACCAGCTTCTTCATGATGTCCGAAGACACTGGAGTTCTGCGAACTGCCAAGCACTTCAAGAACGAGAACGACTTTCCACTCACCTTTTTGGTGGAGGCCCGTGATAGCGATGGCCAGGAGCAGGGATCCCATCGCACGAGGGCCAGGATAGTGGTAAACAAGCTGGCGGACATCAATCGCATGGCGCTATCCTTCCCGAATGCAGCGCCCAGCGATCTCCGCAACTACTACAcggagctggaggagctgctggACAAGAAGACCGGCCTGGTCAGTGGCATTGAACGGATGAGCAGCCAGAAGTACCTGGCCAAGAACGGATCGGTGATCGAGAACCCGGCTGCTACGGACATATGGTTCTACCTCATCGATCCCAAGACGGAGCAGCTCGTCAGCCGTAAGGACAGCATTGTGGAGACCACTTTACTGGAACCGGCTGCGCGCTCGGAGCTGAACATAGCGCTGCCGCGAGCCACAGCCGAGAATATATCGTTTCCCCTGGAGAGGAAGGAGCACGTTCACAAG GTCAAAGCCGCCGTAGCCATCGACAACGAAGTCTTCCCCTTCACTCTGATTGCCATATCACTTGTTATACTCATCCTAGGCACGATTGGCATCATTTACATATGCATCTCTTGGTCAAA GTACAAGAACTTCAAGCAGCGCATGCGCCAGTACTCCTCCACGAATCCGCCCCGCTACGATCCCGTGATCGTTAACCAGCAGGCCTCGAGTGCCAGCGAGACCATAGCCAACATGAAGGAGTACGAGACCCAGATGCTGGCCATGGCAGTGCCACCGGATGTGGACGATGATCTGCAGCTGGACTTTAGTGCCAAGAACCATGCCTTCTCGCTGGACAATGTAAGCTACATAACGCACAAGGAGAACACCAACGGCGGTGGCCAGTCCAGTCCCTCCCACTCGGATGCCACGACGGCCACGATTGCCACTCTGCGCCGCCATAAGAATCTCAATAACGCCAACATGAACAACAATCTGGCCATCAACAACAGGCAGAACACCTTCAACAGAACCCTGGAGATGAACACCCGCAACAACGCCAATCCGCTGGCATCTCCGCCGAACGGAGCCCTCTCGGGCACCCTGACTTTGGGCCGCATCAAGCACCAGAACAGCAACCACTACCAGAACGGCGCCTATAACATAGATCAAACTGGGCCCAACAACATGGCCCATGCCAAGAACAATGCCTACAGCACCATGGGCAGGCGGGGAAACACCTTCGGCGACGTGGGACTGCTCAATGGCAACGGGGAGCTGATGAACGCCTCACTGGGTCGGAATGGCCAGCTCAACAATCGCCTTTACGGCGGAGAGGTGCCCATCACCAACCCACTGTTTCAAAG ATCCAATTCCGATCACAACCACCTGAGCAGCACCAATGAGAACGTGTCCTTCGGGAAGAGGGACTATGGTCAAATAGGTTTCTCATATCTGAACGATCTGGATAGGTCGGAGGTGGAGACAACTACGGAACTGTAG
- the LOC6612759 gene encoding KAT8 regulatory NSL complex subunit 2 isoform X1, producing the protein MSSFSPNQLRQCARFTGTPCTPDKEHQLREQIHSELAKIKYCANPTYECSLMRIEGYEYCIRHILRDPRSNFRQCSHVYSNGRKCINAVAKYDNKKELILTTLCFEHNRQTQLQKTHMNVGRIRSRVETNETLLHSLSSHINVEDIKPEVTKIERDEDEIDVVSPHVTPFVTQDHRNSIGHVVESSRKRRRILDYASDSSSNDADPPCLRNTAQDIEFYESDYESIDSEDDDPLKHAGVFTRAEAVKIAETKLIKLQGLYREQISYLQNVLKQRRRKYLHDIRRERELYCSIHDQLKDTPHERKLYEQLKALNSYHRRQGVEAVLYKKLKEKRARDAMYAAKSSSNPKCVFTEGGVKCGERTLPCCKHCRKHILEDKRQVLFRACGVERSGVVCQEPVASILEDSTCVLHLTVAPAKRQYIQKKCESETEEEETQSASLISTIKKEEDPSDKLLTSQVLNVTTAHGEDNKGDVKPREYAKQIYN; encoded by the exons ATGTCCAGCTTTTCGCCAAACCAATTGCGGCAGTGTGCCCGCTTCACCGGCACACCCTGCACCCCGGACAAGGAGCACCAGCTGCGGGAGCAGATCCACAGCGAGCTGGCCAAGATTAAGTACTGCGCCAATCCCACCTACGAGTGCAGCCTGATGCGTATCGAGGGCTACGAGTACTGCATCCGGCATATCCTGCGCGACCCGCGCTCCAACTTCCGCCAGTGCTCGCACGTCTACTCGAACGGCAGGAAATGCATCAACGCGGTGGCCAAGTATGACAACAAGAAGGAGCTGATCCTGACGACCCTCTGCTTCGAGCACAACCGTCAGACGCAGCTGCAAAAGACGCACATGAATGTGGGCCGCATTCGCAGCCGGGTGGAGACCAACGAGACCCTGCTGCACAGCCTCTCATCGCACATTAATGTGGAGGACATAAAGccagaggtgaccaagatCGAACGCGATGAGGATGAAATCGATGTGGTCTCACCCCACGTGACGCCATTTG TCACCCAGGATCACCGCAATTCCATAGGACATGTTGTGGAGAGCTCTCGCAAGCGACGTCGCATTTTGGATTACGCTTCTGATAGTTCCAGCAACGATGCAGATCCGCCCTGTCTCAGGAACACCGCCCAGGACATTGAGTTTTACGAATCTGACTATGAGAGCATCGATTCGGAGGATGATGATCCTCTGAA ACACGCTGGCGTCTTTACGCGCGCAGAGGCAGTAAAGATTGCCGAAACGAAGCTGATCAAGCTTCAGGGTCTTTACCGCGAGCAGATTTCATATCTGCAGAACGTGCTGAAGCAGCGACGTCGCAAGTATTTGCACGATATACGACGCGAGCGGGAGCTATATT GCAGCATTCACGATCAGCTAAAGGACACGCCACACGAGCGAAAGCTGTACgagcagctgaaggcgctgaATAGCTATCATCGACGCCAGGGCGTCGAGGCGGTGCTCTACAAGAAACTGAAGGAGAAGCGAGCTCGCGACGCCATGTACGCAGCCAAGTCGTCGAGCAACCCGAAGTGCGTCTTCACCGAAGGCGGTGTCAAGTGTGGGGAGCGAACGCTGCCCTGCTGCAAGCACTGCCGCAAGCACATCCTGGAGGATAAGCGCCAGGTGCTGTTCCGGGCCTGCGGCGTGGAGCGGAGTGGGGTGGTCTGCCAGGAGCCGGTGGCCAGCATTCTCGAAGACTCCACTTGCGTACTGCACCTGACCGTGGCGCCGGCTAAGCGCCAGTATATACAAAAG AAATGCGAGTCGGAgaccgaggaggaggagaccCAGTCCGCCAGCTTGATTAGCACCATAAAAAAGGAGGAGGACCCCTCGGATAAGCTGCTTACGAGTCAAGTCCTCAACGTGACCACTGCACATGGCGAAGATAACAAGGGCGACGTGAAGCCCAGAGAGTACGCCAAACAGATCTACAACTAA
- the LOC6612759 gene encoding KAT8 regulatory NSL complex subunit 2 isoform X2, giving the protein MSSFSPNQLRQCARFTGTPCTPDKEHQLREQIHSELAKIKYCANPTYECSLMRIEGYEYCIRHILRDPRSNFRQCSHVYSNGRKCINAVAKYDNKKELILTTLCFEHNRQTQLQKTHMNVGRIRSRVETNETLLHSLSSHINVEDIKPEVTKIERDEDEIDVVSPHVTPFVTQDHRNSIGHVVESSRKRRRILDYASDSSSNDADPPCLRNTAQDIEFYESDYESIDSEDDDPLKHAGVFTRAEAVKIAETKLIKLQGLYREQISYLQNVLKQRRRKYLHDIRRERELYCSIHDQLKDTPHERKLYEQLKALNSYHRRQGVEAVLYKKLKEKRARDAMYAAKSSSNPKCVFTEGGVKCGERTLPCCKHCRKHILEDKRQVLFRACGVERSGVVCQEPVASILEDSTCVLHLTVAPAKRQYIQKFYEVPSTPPVESIFAAGRGLDNFVGEDPRNEQQPEGDDLLDFANGIFDFDLDGVDDLANSLDDDYAMFLDMDSDLGLAIEDDGVESDPVDLGLEEEADGGSNDSVGPAESQAQDNLIADNFELEEPSVQDNNELNFDIDESESNVNEVLRLLEGIEHMPWFDALMN; this is encoded by the exons ATGTCCAGCTTTTCGCCAAACCAATTGCGGCAGTGTGCCCGCTTCACCGGCACACCCTGCACCCCGGACAAGGAGCACCAGCTGCGGGAGCAGATCCACAGCGAGCTGGCCAAGATTAAGTACTGCGCCAATCCCACCTACGAGTGCAGCCTGATGCGTATCGAGGGCTACGAGTACTGCATCCGGCATATCCTGCGCGACCCGCGCTCCAACTTCCGCCAGTGCTCGCACGTCTACTCGAACGGCAGGAAATGCATCAACGCGGTGGCCAAGTATGACAACAAGAAGGAGCTGATCCTGACGACCCTCTGCTTCGAGCACAACCGTCAGACGCAGCTGCAAAAGACGCACATGAATGTGGGCCGCATTCGCAGCCGGGTGGAGACCAACGAGACCCTGCTGCACAGCCTCTCATCGCACATTAATGTGGAGGACATAAAGccagaggtgaccaagatCGAACGCGATGAGGATGAAATCGATGTGGTCTCACCCCACGTGACGCCATTTG TCACCCAGGATCACCGCAATTCCATAGGACATGTTGTGGAGAGCTCTCGCAAGCGACGTCGCATTTTGGATTACGCTTCTGATAGTTCCAGCAACGATGCAGATCCGCCCTGTCTCAGGAACACCGCCCAGGACATTGAGTTTTACGAATCTGACTATGAGAGCATCGATTCGGAGGATGATGATCCTCTGAA ACACGCTGGCGTCTTTACGCGCGCAGAGGCAGTAAAGATTGCCGAAACGAAGCTGATCAAGCTTCAGGGTCTTTACCGCGAGCAGATTTCATATCTGCAGAACGTGCTGAAGCAGCGACGTCGCAAGTATTTGCACGATATACGACGCGAGCGGGAGCTATATT GCAGCATTCACGATCAGCTAAAGGACACGCCACACGAGCGAAAGCTGTACgagcagctgaaggcgctgaATAGCTATCATCGACGCCAGGGCGTCGAGGCGGTGCTCTACAAGAAACTGAAGGAGAAGCGAGCTCGCGACGCCATGTACGCAGCCAAGTCGTCGAGCAACCCGAAGTGCGTCTTCACCGAAGGCGGTGTCAAGTGTGGGGAGCGAACGCTGCCCTGCTGCAAGCACTGCCGCAAGCACATCCTGGAGGATAAGCGCCAGGTGCTGTTCCGGGCCTGCGGCGTGGAGCGGAGTGGGGTGGTCTGCCAGGAGCCGGTGGCCAGCATTCTCGAAGACTCCACTTGCGTACTGCACCTGACCGTGGCGCCGGCTAAGCGCCAGTATATACAAAAG TTTTATGAAGTTCCCAGCACTCCGCCGGTAGAAAGTATTTTCGCAGCAGGCCGTGGTCTCGATAACTTTGTCGGAGAAGACCCACGGAATGAGCAGCAGCCGGAGGGGGATGACCTCCTGGATTTTGCCAATGGTATATTCGATTTTGACCTTGACGGAGTTGACGATCTGGCAAACTCCCTCGACGATGATTACGCCATGTTCCTGGACATGGACAGTGACCTGGGCTTAGCCATTGAAGATGACGGTGTGGAGAGTGATCCTGTAGACTTAGGCCTCGAGGAGGAAGCCGATGGCGGGTCCAACGACTCAGTTGGTCCCGCTGAAAGTCAGGCTCAAGACAACCTCATCGCAGACAACTTTGAGTTAGAAGAACCATCCGTGCAAGACAATAACGAACTTAACTTTGATATCGACGAGTCGGAGAGCAATGTGAACGAAGTGTTGCGCTTGCTCGAGGGCATAGAACACATGCCCTGGTTCGATGCCCTCATGAACTAG
- the LOC6612760 gene encoding uncharacterized protein LOC6612760 — MSSILPKTEDSFSYNENIKAGKFEDVIVIDDNDRGDSLWRRRVKSEPPEEKPCLSPQDANQKRAVKEGKEMSRRARARARAKKIRKAEARAAKSMVSRNAGKKAEKRKKQNQAELKKAKGSKKASTPKKEKKPNNTKSSSSPKAGKPIMATSDNLTMALVDELHEDGRLLNERWQEIEAQLAYVVTDRLMAMPRGPVPSFDSSEVIRGHRVIQCEDGFSKVFLANCVATISNTWHDMRIKLVHVSDVPFMPQVRIWLPTGQTDYSRIMTCLRAQNLDVDMSDWSVLRAEEVIETSQSFLLLINRRCIPQLNAADYKLRYGIRMAQIQLILSEADDSPSQFDNYHQFCRFHNKP; from the exons ATGTCCAGTATTTTGCCAAAAACGGAGGACTCTTTCAGCTATAACGAAAATATTAAGGCTGGGAAGTTCGAGGATGTGATTGTAATCGATGACAATG ATCGTGGCGACTCTCTCTGGCGGAGGCGTGTGAAATCGGAACCCCCTGAAGAAAAGCCCTGCTTATCTCCACAGGACGCTAATCAAAAACGTGCAGTTAAGGAGGGGAAGGAAATGTCCAGGCGCGCACGCGCACGCGCTCGAGCCAAGAAAATACGGAAGGCAGAGGCAAGAGCGGCGAAATCGATGGTTTCCAGGAATGCGGGTAAAAAAGCAGAGAAGCGTAAGAAGCAAAATCAAGCGGAACTCAAGAAGGCAAAGGGCTCCAAGAAGGCTAGTACCCCCAAGAAGGAAAAGAAACCCAATAATACAAAGAGTTCAAGTTCTCCTAAGGCTGGGAAGCCCATTATGGCAACCAGTGACAACCTGACGATGGCCCTGGTGGACGAGCTCCACGAGGATGGCCGTCTGCTCAACGAAAGGTGGCAGGAGATCGAGGCCCAGCTGGCGTACGTGGTGACTGACAGACTGATGGCCATGCCAAGGGGTCCCGTCCCGTCCTTCGATAGCTCAGAAGTGATTCGTGGCCACCGAGTGATCCAGTGCGAAGACGGATTTTCAAAGGTATTCCTGGCTAACTGCGTTGCCACGATTAGCAACACGTGGCATGACATGCGCATCAAGCTCGTCCATGTCAGCGATGTACCATTTATGCCTCAGGTGCGCATCTGGTTGCCCACGGGTCAAACCGACTACAGCCGAATCATGACCTGCTTGAGAGCCCAGAACCTAGATGTGGACATGTCGGACTGGTCTGTCCTCAGGGCGGAGGAAGTCATAGAGACCAGTCAGAGCTTCCTGCTCCTCATCAACCGGAGGTGCATCCCGCAACTGAATGCAGCGGACTACAAGTTGCGCTACGGCATACGAATGGCCCAGATCCAGCTCATTTTAAGCGAAGCAGACGATTCGCCATCGCAGTTCGACAACTACCACCAATTTTGCCGTTTTCACAATaagccataa
- the LOC6612761 gene encoding uncharacterized protein LOC6612761 gives MTRYSLEKPDLASTSRSSKNRNIKPAYEVWQGLERKDCDSSKVSRSRGERSGSVQRRAPIRSDHQQRKRNGSSDTNGKNHKRLRDTDESQSISAWKYNELIQDNLTMALVDEFHPDGCLLFENWCQIEAKLARIVADRRAAVPLGPHPLLDSSLVIRGHRVIRCEDGFSKIFLEDCIKQLADAWDGLRIKLVHASEIPSPSQAVPGVVQDQGVKDLEPPGGQHAENAKAITQNKLAPQAQFNGVQQTEVNSFGWIIPRGAQFSYAAVLKIKNGFLKKSKGQNVQFVVNDGGKSWRVTVGKDFRVRITQDIPVQTEVAGGKVADASAVRETAEKTLQTEDLNQKENVEQADKMDPSAWVLPQGAELSNKGILLIQKHLQKPTSKGRFLFRDGNKTWKILHYDNQSVRIVPHSKKVQNAKDINKKYHKKGQRM, from the exons ATGACTAGATATTCACTTGAAAAACCAGACCTTGCTTCAACTTCCCGTTCCTCGAAGAACAGGAACATAAAACCGGCCTATGAGG TATGGCAGGGCTTGGAACGCAAGGATTGTGACTCCTCAAAAGTGTCAAGGAGTAGGGGAGAACGTTCTGGATCTGTTCAACGCAGAGCCCCAATCAGAAGTGATCATCAGCAACGTAAGCGAAACGGGTCATCGGACACAAATGGCAAGAATCACAAACGGCTAAGGGATACAGATGAGTCTCAGTCTATTTCGGCCTGGAAGTACAATGAGTTGATCCAGGACAACCTGACAATGGCCCTGGTAGACGAGTTCCACCCAGACGGCTGCTTGCTCTTCGAAAATTGGTGTCAGATCGAGGCGAAGCTGGCGCGCATAGTGGCGGATAGACGGGCGGCGGTGCCGCTAGGACCCCACCCGTTGCTTGACTCCTCCCTTGTTATCCGGGGCCACCGGGTGATCAGGTGCGAGGACGGCTTCTCCAAGATCTTCCTAGAGGATTGCATTAAGCAATTAGCCGATGCATGGGATGGCCTACGCATCAAGCTTGTCCACGCCAGCGAAATACCCAGTCCAAGTCAAGCGGTCCCGGGGGTGGTTCAGGATCAGGGAGTTAAGGATTTGGAACCACCAGGCGGACAGCATGCGGAAAACGCTAAGGCTATCACACAAAATAAGTTAGCTCCTCAGGCGCAATTTAATGGGGTCCAGCAGACAGAGGTGAACTCATTCGGCTGGATAATACCTCGAGGTGCTCAATTCTCCTACGCTGCGGTCTTAAAAATTAAGAACGGATTTCTGAAGAAGTCGAAAGGTCAGAACGTTCAGTTTGTGGTGAATGACGGGGGGAAATCTTGGAGGGTGACCGTCGGAAAAGACTTTCGTGTACGCATTACTCAGGACATACCCGTGCAAACTGAGGTAGCGGGAGGTAAAGTGGCCGATGCTTCCGCCGTGCGGGAGACTGCAGAGAAAACGCTGCAGACGGAGGACCTTAACCAGAAGGAAAATGTGGAGCAGGCGGATAAGATGGATCCGAGCGCTTGGGTGTTACCCCAAGGAGCTGAGCTGTCCAACAAAGGGATTCTGCTCATCCAGAAGCATTTGCAAAAACCGACGAGCAAAGGTCGATTCTTGTTTAGGGATGGCAACAAAACGTGGAAAATCTTGCACTACGATAATCAATCAGTTCGAATCGTTCCACACAGTAAAAAAGTACAAAATGCGAAAGACATCAACAAAAAATATCATAAAAAAGGACAGAGGATGTAG